In Nicotiana tabacum cultivar K326 chromosome 2, ASM71507v2, whole genome shotgun sequence, the following proteins share a genomic window:
- the LOC107799995 gene encoding uncharacterized protein LOC107799995, translated as MLLSPGHSPRHLSTPSVAEQNPNSTLITTTTTNNCSSTVPTNKHRNKVLDEDTYVAAIEKIIERDFFPDIPKLRDRLDWLEAVRTGDPVQIRDAQLKIIERRGGKAVGSNTGGKFRTPGSTFFRNSTTPFDDPYKTPTPSVVKGNNLSSASDNAEGDGEVDVDVDVSLTLDEFFRRYTSEDNESFSKIIEKVNRKRKEKYGFLLEGENEEDVMLIEDSKRARVVTDGYGTSDQPVATLEGWKYCAKNLLMYHPADNGEVALTEEERAERLKGLTKEISKVNTRFHGKMMESQPKEDETVAVLYTPVHGATPVYFHDRGEDKLKSYDLEDLRKTPNQFFVESGKKAENGYSFVKTPSPAPGADESPFITWGEIEGTPLRLEQEDTPIDIGGSGGGPQYKIPMPPSRDMKAHSLSREAARKLRERSKMFQKPPLPSPVRGGSASPSARTLSPAAQKFMRKAIAKSSHTLDESLRASYRGASPGLSTPKTGRSLSRLGREGSADSRSPSVREGSNPPW; from the coding sequence ATGTTGCTATCGCCGGGCCACTCCCCCCGCCACCTTTCAACACCGTCTGTCGCCGAGCAAAACCCTAATTCAACCCTtatcaccaccaccaccaccaacaatTGTTCTTCAACAGTACCAACCAATAAACACCGTAACAAAGTACTAGATGAAGATACCTACGTGGCTGCAATAGAGAAAATAATCGAGCGCGATTTCTTCCCGGATATCCCAAAGCTTCGTGATCGGCTCGATTGGCTGGAAGCGGTTCGCACAGGCGACCCGGTTCAAATCCGAGATGCTCAGTTAAAAATCATCGAGCGAAGGGGAGGTAAAGCTGTTGGATCGAACACTGGAGGTAAATTTCGAACCCCCGGTTCAactttctttcgaaattccactACCCCATTTGATGATCCTTACAAAACCCCTACCCCTAGTGTAGTTAAGGGTAATAATTTGTCTAGTGCTAGTGATAATGCTGAGGGTGATGGTGAGGTGGATGTGGATGTGGACGTGTCATTGACGTTAGATGAGTTTTTTAGAAGGTATACGAGTGAAGACAATGAGAGTTTTTCAAAGATCATAGAGAAAGTGAATAGGAAAAGGAAGGAGAAATATGGGTTTTTGTTGGAAGGTGAAAACGAGGAGGATGTTATGTTGATTGAGGATTCTAAGAGGGCTCGGGTAGTTACAGATGGATATGGGACGTCGGATCAGCCAGTGGCTACATTGGAAGGGTGGAAATATTGTGCTAAGAATTTGCTGATGTATCATCCGGCTGATAATGGGGAGGTAGCCTTGACCGAAGAGGAAAGAGCTGAGAGGCTTAAGGGATTGACGAAAGAGATTAGTAAGGTGAATACGAGGTTTCATGGTAAAATGATGGAGTCTCAGCCTAAAGAGGATGAGACAGTAGCTGTGCTTTATACACCCGTTCATGGGGCGACTCCGGTTTATTTCCATGATAGAGGTGAGGATAAGTTGAAGAGCTATGATTTGGAAGATCTGCGGAAGACCCCAAATCAGTTCTTTGTTGAGTCGGGAAAGAAGGCTGAGAATGGATATAGTTTTGTTAAGACTCCTTCGCCCGCGCCTGGTGCGGATGAATCTCCGTTTATAACTTGGGGAGAAATTGAAGGAACACCTCTGAGGCTGGAGCAGGAGGACACACCCATTGATATAGGTGGAAGCGGTGGAGGCCCTCAATATAAGATACCAATGCCACCCTCTAGAGATATGAAGGCTCACTCTTTATCCCGTGAGGCTGCTCGTAAGTTGAGGGAGAGGTCAAAGATGTTTCAGAAACCACCATTACCTTCACCAGTTAGAGGAGGGAGTGCTAGTCCAAGTGCACGCACTCTTTCACCTGCTGCACAGAAGTTTATGCGAAAGGCAATCGCCAAGTCTTCTCACACTTTAGATGAGTCTCTCCGAGCAAGTTACCGTGGTGCAAGTCCTGGATTGAGTACTCCTAAAACTGGTAGGAGTTTGTCAAGGTTAGGAAGAGAAGGTAGTGCAGATTCCAggtcaccatctgtaagagaggGCTCTAATCCTCCTTGGTAA